A genome region from Deinococcus sp. KNUC1210 includes the following:
- the murG gene encoding undecaprenyldiphospho-muramoylpentapeptide beta-N-acetylglucosaminyltransferase produces the protein MKRVVLSTGGTGGHIYPAVATAQELSRRGYGVTLLGQKGGMEERIAAEQNLEFFGVSAGKFSRSVSGLDPRQALKAARGLAQARGFLNRLKPGVVVGYGGFASLPGVLAAQSLGLPTVLHEQNARLGLTQRLALRRAQMVGTAYPQVAGLPPARAVMVGMPVREEWLLRQEAVQKLGLQEGPLTILVMGGSQGSVALNNTVPGILRELFSSAGLTPDDSVQVLHSTGPRWLADVTPQVQTLAWYKPVSYVDSVAAWSVADLAITRAGTGTLAEAAFFGVPVIMVPLPSSAEDHQRFNARAVQEAGAGRMVEQDFVNRDLGAAVLECLKKETRASMQEAALRRSPQGAASRLADLAERHFRS, from the coding sequence ATGAAGCGGGTGGTCTTGAGTACAGGCGGAACGGGCGGGCACATCTATCCAGCGGTGGCGACGGCTCAGGAACTTTCCCGGCGGGGGTACGGCGTCACGCTGCTGGGGCAGAAAGGCGGCATGGAAGAGCGGATCGCTGCCGAGCAGAACCTGGAGTTCTTCGGCGTGAGTGCCGGGAAATTCTCGCGCAGTGTGAGCGGCCTCGATCCGCGTCAGGCCCTGAAAGCTGCGCGGGGGCTGGCCCAGGCCCGCGGCTTTCTGAACCGCCTGAAACCCGGCGTGGTGGTCGGCTACGGCGGCTTTGCCAGTCTGCCGGGAGTGCTGGCGGCCCAGTCGCTCGGGCTGCCCACCGTGCTGCACGAACAGAATGCCCGGCTGGGACTGACGCAGCGGCTGGCCCTGCGGCGGGCGCAGATGGTGGGCACCGCGTACCCGCAGGTGGCGGGCCTGCCACCCGCACGCGCCGTGATGGTGGGCATGCCGGTGCGCGAAGAATGGCTGCTGCGGCAGGAGGCGGTGCAGAAGCTCGGGCTTCAGGAAGGGCCGCTGACCATTCTGGTGATGGGCGGTTCGCAGGGCAGCGTGGCGCTGAACAACACCGTGCCGGGCATTCTGCGCGAACTGTTCAGCAGCGCGGGCCTGACGCCCGACGACAGCGTTCAGGTGCTGCACAGCACCGGCCCGCGCTGGCTGGCCGACGTGACCCCGCAGGTGCAGACGCTGGCGTGGTACAAGCCGGTCAGCTACGTGGATTCGGTGGCGGCCTGGTCGGTGGCCGACCTCGCCATCACGCGGGCGGGCACCGGCACGCTGGCCGAGGCAGCGTTTTTCGGCGTGCCGGTCATCATGGTGCCGCTTCCCAGCAGCGCCGAAGACCACCAGCGCTTCAATGCCCGCGCCGTGCAGGAGGCCGGAGCCGGGCGAATGGTCGAACAGGACTTCGTAAACCGTGACCTCGGAGCAGCGGTGTTAGAGTGTCTGAAGAAAGAAACGCGGGCCAGCATGCAGGAAGCCGCGCTTCGCCGTTCTCCACAGGGAGCCGCCAGTCGTCTGGCCGACCTCGCCGAACGGCACTTCCGGTCCTGA